The Astatotilapia calliptera chromosome 2, fAstCal1.2, whole genome shotgun sequence genome includes a window with the following:
- the LOC113034786 gene encoding platelet-derived growth factor receptor-like protein yields the protein MPLANMSGSKWRLVLIALLTCALIFELDAQEQKAVPGRTPKPRKPKHEKSTNKGPRTITVKPKVKAARAEQTLLTQVLNKGKFKKVGETINVQTGDTLELRCRGKPVQWSVPPYLEEDNDGRLRIVQYERYGVLTLVNTTGADTGEYTCYPMYCEDTDCRKEYSKAVKVFVFFPDPQELFVPSSDYYKVIQLRSNWPTVLPCQVTSPEAKVTLHREYPPVELDVDRREISFDVKKGFTIHRPRPYHAGALYCVASLGNLRQSSMKYMLIYVNYPRAPPAPVIQASPSTVTVGENLRVTCSAMGERDVAIEFTWDYPGQEIGRPPYTQESVIPVSGGTAQQQSQSVLLVDEVRDVDQGTYTCTAQNMQGAKSASTTIKVVPKAKPKKP from the exons ATGCCTTTGGCGAACATGTCTGGGTCAAAGTGGAGGCTGGTACTCATTGCTCTCCTTACTTGTGCCTTAATCTTCGAGTTGG ATGCCCAAGAGCAGAAGGCTGTTCCGGGAAGGACACCAAAGCCAAGGAAACCAAAGCATGAGAAATCAACAAACAAAGGGCCCAGAACGATAACAGTCAAACCGAAGGTCAAAGCTGCACGTGCAGAGCAGACCCTCCTCACGCAG GTGTTAAACAAAGGGAAGTTTAAGAAGGTGGGTGAGACCATAAATGTGCAAACAGGAGATACTCTGGAGCTGAGGTGCAGGGGCAAACCTGTGCAGTGGAGCGTCCCCCCATACCTGGAGGAGGATAATGATGGGAGGCTCAG AATTGTCCAGTATGAGCGATATGGGGTTCTGACGTTGGTCAACACCACTGGTGCAGACACGGGGGAGTACACATGCTACCCAATGTACTGTGAAGACACTGACTGCAGGAAGGAATACAGCAAAGCTGTTAAAGTCTTCGTCTTTTTTCCAG ATCCACAAGAACTATTTGTTCCATCGTCTGACTATTACAAGGTGATTCAGCTGAGGAGCAACTGGCCTACAGTCCTACCCTGCCAGGTGACGTCACCTGAGGCTAAAGTAACTCTGCACCGTGAGTACCCACCTGTGGAGCTGGACGTGGACAGGAGGGAGATCTCCTTTGATGTCAAGAAGGGCTTCACAATCCATCGACCTCGGCCATATCATGCCGGAGCTTTGTACTGTGTTGCCAGTCTGGGAAACCTGCGGCAGAGCTCTATGAAGTACATGCTCATCTATGTTAACT ATCCTAGGGCTCCTCCCGCTCCAGTGATCCAAGCGTCACCGAGCACAGTGACTGTGGGGGAGAATCTACGTGTCACCTGCTCTGCGATGGGAGAACGAGACGTGGCCATAGAGTTCACCTGGGATTACCCAGGACAAGAG ATTGGGAGACCTCCATACACACAGGAGAGTGTTATTCCGGTCAGTGGAGGAACTGCTCAGCAGCAGTCTCAGTCTGTGCTCCTCGTGGATGAAGTTAGAGACGTGGACCAAGGAACGTACACCTGCACTGCTCAGAACATGCAAGGAGCCAAATCAGCATCCACAACCATTAAAGTGGTCCCTAAAGCCAAACCTAAGAAACCATAA
- the LOC113028286 gene encoding uncharacterized protein LOC113028286 has protein sequence MPPKKKLSQWAENTNAKRTVRRIEVGWMDFDEEKGGFKQVKSVSGGGTRHLSVDKNETVSNIKLMAENLFFPNGTSKKPKSLSHYSTHIESSQMHVDASSTVDELYKQSKVKILRLYLCTRKKTQQHPQDVEADHAITQPSVVDLTGNEPNQAADDLLVENINSEPSNFVINDGASISGYLELNDTLPWDGLPNVGESEDSDAVVIISGDNMVDISVVELNPETLFTEKESDPPHHTLSLSPGLTGEANIPDQATPEPRSCPVILTVRRGHCLTDLISAFKDSNIISSEVNIKMLSPNGELEQGEGSGVLRDCLTEFWMDFYDSCTLGVEVKVPFTRHDFQCEEWQAIARVFVVGWKQAGYFPVKLAIPFLEEILYGSTTSSLKDSFLLYVSQEERSVLLKALDDFNSVDTDELLEVLDAHECKQVPTKDTLLPVLAQIGHKVGF, from the exons ATGCCTCCTAAAAAGAAATTGTCTCAGTgggcagaaaatacaaatgcaaaacgAACAGTGAGACGAATTGAGGTTGGCTGGATGGATTTTGATGAGGAGAAGGGTGGGTTCAAACAGGTGAAGTCTGTAAGTGGTGGTGGAACAAGGCATTTATCTgtagataaaaatgaaacagtgtCAAATATCAAACTTATGgctgaaaatctgtttttccccAATGGCAcctcaaaaaaacccaaaagtcTTTCACACTATTCAACTCATATTGAGAGCTCACAGATGCATGTGGATGCTTCCAGTACAGTTGATGAGTTGTATAAGCAAAGTAAAGTCAAAATTCTGCGACTTTATCTGTGTaccagaaagaaaacacaacagcatcCCCAAGACGTAGAGGCCGATCATGCAATAACCCAGCCCTCTGTGGTAGATCTCACTGGCAATGAACCTAATCAGGCCGCTGATGATCTGTTGGTGGAAAACATAAATTCAGAACCATCAAACTTTGTAATTAATGATGGAGCTTCCATAAGTGGATATTTGGAACTGAATGACACATTACCATGGGATGGTCTGCCAAATGTAGGTGAAAGTGAAGATTCTGATgcagttgttattattagtggGGATAACATGGTGGATATTAGCGTGGTTGAACTAAACCCTGAAACACTGTTTACAGAAAAAGAGTCGGATCCACCTCATCACACATTGTCTCTCTCACCGGGGCTGACAGGAGAGGCCAATATTCCTGACCAAGCAACCCCTGAACCACGATCTTGTCCCGTAATACTGACTGTTAGAAGAGGTCATTGTCTTACTGATTTGATCAGTGCCTTTAAGGACTCAAACATTATTTCATCTGAGGTCAATATCAAAATGTTGTCACCAAATGGAGAGCTTGAACAGGGGGAAGGAAGTGGTGTTTTGCGGGACTGCCTGACAGAATTTTggatgg ATTTCTATGACAGCTGCACATTGGGAGTTGAGGTGAAAGTCCCATTCACCCGGCATGACTTTCAGTGTGAAGAATGGCAGGCTATAGCTAGAGTGTTTGTTGTAGGGTGGAAACAAGCTGGTTACTTCCCAGTGAAGCTTGCAATACCCTTTCTGGAGGAGATATTGTACGGCTCGACAACCAGTAGTTTAAAAGATTCCTTTCTTTTGTACGTCTCACAAGAAGAGCGATCTGTTCTCCTGAAGGCTTTGGATGACTTCAATTCAGTGGATACAGATGAATTGCTGGAAGTACTTGATGCACATGAGTGCAAGCAGGTTCCTACCAAGGACACACTGCTCCCTGTTTTGGCACAGATAGGACACAAAGtaggattttga